Proteins encoded by one window of Synechococcus sp. MVIR-18-1:
- a CDS encoding cysteine desulfurase family protein encodes MTNPEDPYFYLDGCATAPVRESVITSMLKAQKGSWGNPSSLHRFGCDAAESLERARLSIGNSLGAERSDILFSSGATESAHLALIGLAKTESAGRLVISAVEHPAVAAAAQQLIACGWTVERWPVDAYGQIQMEHLDRLLAPPTKIVSLIWGQSEVGTLQPIQAVGEACRSRGIPFHTDATQVLSQGCPNWGELPVDLLTASAHKCGGPRGIGLLLLRQDIAERIQPLFAGGQQENGLRAGTECPVLAQGMAAAFRDIASCQANQVESSGSGIARLRDALLALLCQNDAIRLSGHPRERLPHHLSVLVSDRHGQPMSGRALVRALDREGIAASSGSACSSGRDSDSPVLAAMEVDPLWRRSGLRLSLGYWSDPSTLPAINDRIQNAIDRMNHDRA; translated from the coding sequence ATGACAAACCCTGAAGACCCCTATTTTTATCTGGATGGATGTGCCACCGCTCCTGTGAGAGAGAGCGTGATCACTTCCATGCTTAAGGCACAGAAGGGCAGCTGGGGCAACCCTTCCAGCCTTCATCGCTTCGGCTGTGATGCAGCTGAGTCACTGGAACGTGCGCGCCTTTCGATCGGCAACAGCCTGGGAGCTGAACGATCGGACATCCTGTTCAGCTCCGGGGCCACCGAGTCGGCCCATCTTGCCTTGATAGGGCTGGCCAAAACTGAATCAGCAGGGCGGTTGGTGATCTCTGCTGTGGAACATCCCGCTGTTGCAGCTGCAGCTCAGCAATTGATCGCGTGCGGATGGACGGTTGAACGATGGCCTGTTGATGCCTACGGACAGATCCAAATGGAACATTTGGATCGACTGCTAGCCCCTCCAACCAAAATCGTGTCCTTGATCTGGGGTCAAAGTGAAGTGGGAACGCTGCAACCGATCCAAGCTGTAGGTGAGGCCTGTCGTTCCAGAGGGATTCCGTTCCATACCGATGCCACCCAAGTCTTGAGCCAGGGTTGCCCTAATTGGGGAGAACTTCCAGTTGACCTGCTCACGGCCTCAGCACACAAGTGCGGAGGTCCAAGAGGCATCGGCTTGTTGCTCCTAAGACAAGACATCGCTGAACGGATCCAGCCCTTATTTGCCGGTGGCCAACAGGAGAATGGGCTTCGCGCCGGTACTGAATGCCCCGTCTTAGCGCAAGGCATGGCGGCAGCATTCCGTGACATCGCTTCTTGTCAGGCGAATCAGGTCGAATCATCAGGATCTGGGATCGCTCGGTTGCGCGATGCCTTGCTTGCCCTGCTTTGCCAAAACGATGCAATCCGTCTCAGTGGACATCCCAGGGAGCGTTTACCGCACCATCTCTCAGTGCTGGTCTCCGATCGTCACGGTCAGCCCATGTCGGGTCGCGCCTTGGTACGAGCCCTGGATCGTGAAGGAATCGCGGCGAGCAGTGGAAGTGCTTGTTCCTCCGGCCGCGATAGTGACAGCCCCGTACTTGCAGCAATGGAGGTGGATCCCTTATGGCGTCGATCAGGACTTCGGCTCAGTCTTGGTTACTGGAGTGACCCCTCAACATTGCCAGCGATCAACGATCGAATTCAAAACGCGATTGATCGTATGAACCACGATCGCGCCTGA
- the dapF gene encoding diaminopimelate epimerase — MLQFSKYQGLGNDFVLLEGRGGQLPLTITEPDPHWVRQLCDRRFGIGGDGLILALPPQHGEELRMRIFNADGSEAEMCGNGIRCLARFLADSDGDQPGRTWRTETMAGVIVPELCDDGQIRVDMGQPFLEPEQVPTTLSKGLSGLPQGEIELESSTLQLAAVGMGNPHVVVPVQDLKAIPFDAWGSALEVNPLFPAKTNVHFLEVIDQHTLEIRVWERGAGPTLACGTGACATLVAATLLGLSESEATVKLPGGPLEISWPDRKGSVFMTGPAVAVFDGVLNPELLPETRQEQPTSAAAVGQTMPSTAAAATQSTQSSKSLNCANDCKDTCQKPDHCLRDEAQARVQEFLSSTSLDAMLNLAGDSLEERTLSRLNRDDKP, encoded by the coding sequence ATGCTGCAATTCAGCAAGTATCAGGGTTTAGGCAACGACTTCGTGCTGTTGGAAGGCCGCGGGGGACAACTTCCTCTGACCATCACGGAGCCAGATCCCCATTGGGTGCGCCAGCTGTGTGATCGCCGATTTGGGATCGGAGGCGATGGCTTGATATTGGCCCTGCCCCCACAGCATGGCGAAGAACTACGGATGCGCATTTTTAATGCGGATGGAAGCGAAGCCGAAATGTGCGGCAACGGCATCCGCTGCCTAGCCCGTTTTCTTGCTGATAGCGATGGAGATCAGCCAGGACGGACATGGAGAACCGAAACCATGGCGGGCGTCATCGTCCCTGAACTTTGTGATGACGGACAGATCCGGGTCGATATGGGGCAGCCATTCCTGGAACCCGAACAAGTTCCCACCACACTCTCAAAGGGGCTGTCTGGACTTCCTCAAGGGGAGATCGAACTCGAGAGCAGCACTCTTCAGCTCGCCGCTGTGGGAATGGGCAATCCCCATGTGGTTGTGCCGGTACAAGACCTCAAAGCCATTCCCTTTGACGCATGGGGATCTGCACTGGAGGTAAATCCTTTGTTTCCAGCCAAAACCAATGTGCACTTTTTGGAAGTGATCGATCAGCACACACTCGAGATCCGTGTATGGGAGCGCGGGGCAGGTCCAACCCTGGCTTGCGGCACGGGAGCCTGCGCCACGCTCGTTGCCGCAACGCTGCTCGGGTTATCGGAATCAGAAGCCACGGTGAAACTTCCAGGCGGGCCTCTCGAGATCAGTTGGCCTGATCGCAAGGGCTCCGTGTTTATGACCGGACCCGCCGTAGCAGTTTTTGATGGCGTTTTAAATCCTGAATTACTGCCAGAGACAAGGCAAGAGCAGCCAACTTCGGCGGCAGCTGTTGGACAAACCATGCCGTCTACAGCTGCTGCCGCCACCCAATCAACGCAGAGCTCGAAGAGCTTGAACTGCGCGAATGATTGCAAAGACACCTGCCAGAAACCGGACCATTGCTTACGCGATGAAGCCCAGGCTCGCGTCCAAGAATTTTTGTCGTCAACCTCTCTCGACGCCATGCTCAACCTCGCTGGCGACTCCCTCGAAGAGCGAACCCTGTCACGCTTGAATCGCGATGACAAACCCTGA